Part of the Rhineura floridana isolate rRhiFlo1 chromosome 8, rRhiFlo1.hap2, whole genome shotgun sequence genome is shown below.
ATTCTTGATCCAGTACGCATCTgaaaaaaggggaggagaagaagagtgTTAAAGTAATGGACAGTATCATAAAATTCTACAACCGCAGCCTTCAAAAcaataaactgcttagaggtgtgtgtttttttttttttttacaatcaagcagtataaaagttttgttaaataataaaaaataaccaCACAAAACCTCAGGAGCTTTTTGGTTCTCACAAAATTAGTTATCTTTAGAATCTCAGCTCAGTGATTCCATCCATTGGGGAAACCCTGTAGCCCTTAGTGATGCAACACCTCAGCACTTGCAAAGACATTTTCATCTCTAGACAGTTAAAACTACGGACCACAGCTAAAGTCATTATCATTAAGACAAAGCTGCTCTCAAAAGTTTGACCTTCACTTTTGGCACCTGTTAGTTGGAGAACACTGCTCATCAGAACCTTGTGTTCCCATATGGCAtaaagtgtttttgttgttgagGTAAGTATCTAGTTGTGACTGTAAGCAAACTAATTTTTAAGAATCTCCATCTCTCTTCCCATGTTATCAAGTGTTAACATCGTAACAGGCAGCAAGATTTCAGAGACAAGTCATCCATGGTAACTAACTCTCTCATAAGCAGGGAAAAGTGTTTCCAGGTCAGATTTTCTTTTTGTAATTCTCCTTTCTGGCATCCTCTAAAAAATCTCAAGCAAACAATCTTGTGGCACACATTCGTATTTTCTTGTCTTTATTCAAAAGGTACCATTAAGAAAGCTCAGTGTTCCTGTGGTACATTGTAAATTAGGCAGTATGAGGCAACACATATCTAGATATAAAGGAGTGTAACTCTGGTGTGACCGATGACCTTTAGGTCACTTTCGACCGGTCTTCTAAAGCAATTCTAACATTTAAATCCTAAGAACGTTTACTTAAAAGAAAAATCCAATGAACTCAGCCTAAGCTTCTCTCTCGAGAAAGTGAGAGAGCATGTCAGTTTGGATGAGCTGAGCACTCACAACCACCccgaaacatttttaaagttccCAGAAGGTAAAGAACCCATCCACCCACACAAACAAACCTGATCTGTCAGGTACAACTAGCGGTCTAGGCCGTCCGCAGCAGATTGTAGGATAGGCCTATTGAATGAATGACTGAGAGAAACCCGACCAAGCAGAGGCCTGCTCTTGCCCTTGGATCACCTACTCGCTAAGGTCACACAAGATTTCTACAACCACCTCTTTCTGCAACAGAAGCCAACCTAAGACACTTTGCAAGgagaaccattttatttttactggTGGAAACGCAGCTTTGATTGACCTGCAACATCGGAGAACGGACGGGGTAGAGAGTCTCCTTGCACAAAGCAAAATTAAAACGGGCGGAGAATGACCTCCAGCAGGCAAAATGAATGACTTACGTTGGCCGTTCGGCCTGCTTTTCCCTCCCAGAATACAAATCCCCAAAGAGTCAACATCCCCACCCTGGCAGCTTCCTTGCAAAGAGAAAAGTGCAGACTAAGCACGGAAACGCTGTGACCGCTAAGGAGTAATGGAAGGACAGTTAATAAGGAAAGGTTAGAAGGGACAGCGACCCACTGAGAAACGTGCGGGGAGTTCCCTGCCCCACTGCAACTCACCAATGCGGGGGAGCCTGCGGCGAGCCTGACACAGACAAACATGGTTGTTACTGTTACTGCTCCAGTGGATGAACAGGCGGGCCAGTGGCGCAATGGGGCTGCGCGGGGATCCCGGGGTTTGGCCTTGTGGCTCACTGTAGGGAGAAAAAAGAGTTTTATGAGTCCCGCAGGTACCGCTTCAGGAGCTGACGAAGGGCCCAGCTCCCCGATGGAGACGGATGCAAACATCCCGGCCTACCTCTAACCCGGCAGCAGCGGCTCCTCCGCCTGAGCTGGTGCCGTTGTAGAGGTCGAAGGGACTCCAAGCTCTTTGCGCAGGCGCAGTGACGGTGCTTTATGGGCGGAGCGCCCGGATGCGGGGGGGGGGCGCGCGGAAGGGGTGAAAGAAAAGAAGTGCAATAGTAAAAAAAACGGGGAGAGAAGCCGTTAAGGCCACTTTGTGGAATAAAGGAGGGGGAATAAAAGGAGTACAGACTGACAGTTGGAATGTAAGAGGGAGAGGAAGGCACTGGAAAGGGATAAAATGCTTTTGTGTAATTTGGGATGGAGAGCCCTTCGGTTTTGGAAAGGCATGCCCTTATAACAGCTGCTTTTCCCTGGCTGGGATCTGCCTGTGCAGCTTGTCCTGCAGCAGAGCACGCCATGCCaggaagcctcctcttcctccttgctcCAGCCTGACTTGgagctgctgccgctgctcttTCATTTTGCTCTTCTGCTGGAGGGCATTTCAGGGGTTAATACTACAGATATTAGGAGGCAACTAACCTAGACCATCCCAACATTAGAACTGAATGAGACAGTTGCCAAGCTGAGGAGACCCTCAGGCTCAGGCTTTCAACTCTGTGGTATTAACCTGTCaatttcccctccactccccaAGAAAAGAGGGGGGGGACACTTCCTGTCCATTAGAATAGGATAGGGTCGGCAACAAGCAGCAGGTCCCATTCcactggggccagtgaggggcccctctgcattcctgggcccttggccagtgctctACTTGGGCCACTGCTGCAGCCAGGCCtgcccaccatccttgaccattggcaatgctgcctgagactgatgggagttggagttcaacaataactggagggcaggcccctggttggaaaaggctataTGGTGTGTCACAAGTCAACTTCAAATGCACCCTACTGTACATATAGAGCCCTACCACATCCAATTCCATGGGGTGGTTCTTCCTCAGTCAAATTAGCTGAGCAGTAGAATTAGCCTTGCTCTCTTCCTTCATGACTAGATAATAGGCTCTTCCAGagtggtgttttattgcaggtgtattctgcaacatgttcttaacACCATAAATGTGCATCAGAGGTGGATTTATTCTTTATTAGTTGTTatgtgtgcataccatggactgcaaaaaagaccaataattgggtgttagaacaaattaaaccagaactatcactagaagctaaaattatgaaactgagattatcatactttggacacatcatgaaaagaaaggattcactagaaaagacaacaatgctgggaaaaacagaagggagtagaaaaagaggaaggccaaacaagagatggattgattccttaatggaagccacagacctgaactcacaagatctgaacagggtggttcatgacagatgctcttggaggtcgctgattcatagggtcgtcataagttgtaatctacttgaaggcacatgacaacaaagtTGTTATGTGAAGCTTCCCGAATGCCAACACATTACTGCTGTTTGGaggggctatagcacaacaaaagcaggacaccccccccaaatttgtgattttttgttgttatgtgccttcaagtcaaccacgacttatgatgaccctatgaaccagcgacctccaacagcatctgtcatgaaccaccctgttcagattttgtaagttcaggtctgtggcttcctttacggacgAAGCTCGGAGCAGTATTGATCGGGGAAACGGATCTAGAAGAAAGCTTTGAAAACTTGATTCTCAATCAAATGGATTTGTCGCACTACGGGGAAGATCTTTTGGATCCAAGGATTGACATTCAGGACTACTTTGACTGAACTTCTTTAGAAAAAGATCAGTGTCTGTGACTacataaatacttttttaaaatgagggCTCCCCTAGGCAGAATAGAGACCTAAGGATAGTTGACTGCAATTGCCCTAAGAAAACGGTCTGAGTGCTCCCAGGCCCTGCCAGTATATGCAGTGTGTCAACATGCAAGCACAGTCAAGTGGACACTGAATTGTGGCGAGGTGCGTTCTGTGTTAAGTAGCACAGACTTCAGTTGAACTTTACAGTGCTTCATTTTAACTGATAAGCTACTCTCGTGTAATCtcaggttcagtgggatttgcagcTTTGATTTATAATACTTGTTTTTTACTTGAATCattcaaagcagcttccataaaatgtaaatgtcctgccttcaagtcgattccgacttatggtgaccctatgaatagggttttcatgaggctgagaggcagcgactggcccaaagtcacccagtgagcttcatggctatggggattcgaaccctggtcttgcaggttgtagtccaacaccttaaccattccATAAAGagatataaaacaaaacactcaGTTATGGTAGTAGTTTAGAAACTATAGGCACAGTTCAGCCCAAGTTAAAATGCTTCATTCAATGGCATGTGCTTACCTCTTTCCTATTAAGACAGATTTGAAAGTGCTCAATTACGGATTGATTGTGGCTTGTTTACCTAAGatgacttgattttttaaaaagttatttttctGAGTCTGTGCTGGGACTGACAAAAGCCCCCTTTCACATACACCCCAATGGGTTTTATCCCAGCCCAGGCAACAGTGGTAAGTGGATGACTACAGCAGCTAGAGGTGTGGAGAGAAACAGGTGGCATTTTCAACCCTGTTTGATACCATCCCAGGAAATGTACATGTATGAGAACAGGGTAGTCAGTCAGTTAAATTAACAAACTTTCAGAAGCATCTAGCTCTGGATGTCAAGCTAAAGTGTAAATGATAGATCCTTCAAAAAATTACTAACTTGAATCATACTGCCTAGGGTGTTCTGGGTTTATTAAATAACTTTGCATGGGAGAATGAGCTACCTgatggttaggtctcatcttgagtactggacACTGCAATTTAAGGAGGCAgacaaacaggttcagaggagggcaacaaggatgatcaggggactggaaacaaagccctatgaggagagactgaaagaactgggcatgtttagcctggagaagagaagactgaggggagatatgatagcactcttcaagtacatgaaaggctgtcacacagaggagggccaggatctcttctcaatcatcccacagtgcaggatctggaataatgggctcaaaccagatttcagctgaacatcaggaaaaacgtcctgttagagcagtacgataaTGGAACCATTGGTCTCGGGAGGTGAtgagctgtccaacactggaggcatgcaagaggcatctggacagctacctgttgggtctgctttaaattggattcctgcattgagcagggggctggacttgatggccttagaggcctcttccaactccactattctacaATTCTAAGAATGCCACTTTAAAGCTTATATTCTGCTTTGTTGGAAATTGCTCACACTCGAGTTAGGCTCCTTCCTCTATGCTGCCTCTAGCTATTATAACTGCCTCTGGAAGCAGCCCAAGGTTCATTCAGTCCAGCATTGTTTCCCACTGTGGCCAATCATACACCACTGGAACTGACAAACAGGACATGGTAGAGCCATTCATGTGCTTGGCAGATACCAACATCCTGCTTCTGAACTAGCAGTTCTATTTCAGTATCATGACTCAGGTGCTGTTAGACCTACTCTCCATCAGTTTATCTCTTTGTAAAACAAACATCTCACATAAAGGTGAgtctcctcttcccctccacccttgtggcagtgaattccctaAGTTATACAAAAAAGCACTGCTCTAAGGAGCACCTAATTTCCTAGATTTCATACCTAATGTCACCATCCAATATGGTGGAAACTACTTACAGAGCCCAATCTAGCCACCAAGCTGGCACACACCCATCAGCGCAGGGGATGCAGGGCTGACTTGGTGGGAcacaaacattttaatatttagcatttatatCACAATTGCGAGTACTCAAGGTGCTCCATATATAGTTTCTTAGCAGTCCTTACAAAAATTGTGTATGATGGCCAGCAGTTATTATTTATATACTGACTTACAACTCGGAACAAGATATTCAAGGTAATTTTGAACGACACAATTTAAGCAGATCGTATGGTTGATTATAAAGACAAAGTTATATTGTCCCTGTATTTCAGATGGAAAGCTGAGTCCCAGCAAACAGTCTAAAACAAATGCTTGTATAAGGCAGGCCAGTGCAATTCCATAAGCTTGGGTACAAGCCAGCGGTAGGGGCAAAATTTGCCCTTACCTCTTCTGTGCCAATTCCATTGTTTGAAAGGAGTGGAGGCTATAGCTTTAAGACTTCTACAATCTACACAATGGAATCCCTCCATGACATCTTTATAAACAGGTCCTCCACTGCTAGCCAAGGTTACAAAATATTAGGTGTAGACCTCTCTGCTGCTGAGATTAAACAATGTCCTTATGTTTTCACTCCTTTCTGTAAGAGTCCGAGAGAGAGAAGTTAAATTGCCTTGTTAAGTGGTCAGGACAGTATAGTCTTCAGATTTCTGGAGGACCCTCTACAGGGCTAGCGTATTGTATAAACTGGCCCCTGCTTGAATTTAACAATACAGTATGCTTGATATGCATGTTCTTTGACATAgcatttttttccatttaaaaaaacgcAGCGCCAAATCTTACATCTGTGTGAAGTATAAAACCATAGATAAAGTTGCCTTCACAAGAAAGTTTATGCCATGGAAGATGAGGGGAAAAGTCAACATGCAGGCTTTGGCCTGTACTTCAGGATACCTTCTTGAGCAGGTTGCATTTTAAGTAGGTAATAGGGAAAAAAGCCACAGCTGTTTTGAGATGGAGGCTATGTAGTTTCATCTGGCAACCAGCACTGTCCAGGCAGCGGTTATGTAAACATCTTATGCCTCACCATATTTTCAATCCCTCATTCTATTACCCTATATCATACATATGAAAACTAAGAAAAATCCAAAATGTGTCCTCTGTCCAAAATGACTCTTATCAGCTGCTACCTACATACAGATGTAGTTGACTCGTTGCTGTTTTCTCCAGTCGCTTCTCCCTGTAGTGCTATTGTTTTTGTGGCATTACTTGCAGCCCCAATTTGTTATGGAGTTGGAAAATAAAAAAACTGCACTTTGGACTGTCCTCTATACTATACCGATAGATTATAAGTAGTACAAGATGTCTAGGAATCCACCTTCCTAATCGTCAATTAACACCAGCtcatgcgaaaaagacaaataattgggtgctagaacaaattaaaccagaactgccactagaagctaaaatgatgaaactgaggttatcatacttttggcACATAATGTGAAGacctgattctctagaaaagacaataatgctgggaaaaacagcagggagtagaaaaagaggaaagccaaacaagagatggattgattccataaaggaagccacagacctgaacttacaagatctgaacagggtggttcatgacagacttga
Proteins encoded:
- the LOC133390170 gene encoding uncharacterized protein LOC133390170, producing MACSAAGQAAQADPSQGKAAVIRACLSKTEGLSIPNYTKAFYPFPVPSSPSYIPTVSLYSFYSPSFIPQSGLNGFSPRFFYYCTSFLSPLPRAPPPHPGAPPIKHRHCACAKSLESLRPLQRHQLRRRSRCCRVRVSHKAKPRDPRAAPLRHWPACSSTGAVTVTTMFVCVRLAAGSPALMRTGSRILYRPISATVLSRPEARTGEGNTVFLTGAHNTGSQLALREFQTSAISRDIDTAAKFIGAGAATVGVAGSGAGIGTVFGSLIIGYARNPSLKQQLFSYAILGFALSEAMGLFCLMVAFLILFAM